The Seriola aureovittata isolate HTS-2021-v1 ecotype China chromosome 2, ASM2101889v1, whole genome shotgun sequence genome has a segment encoding these proteins:
- the LOC130178109 gene encoding transmembrane protein 88 isoform X2 — translation MCGMDVDLDDGGSGEEEKEEEFWVGEGVKMLPPPVAHSGGSAWGSRRGRCGCVACGAALILWNLCIVLASALLLAVVFSVVLLPAMVLLYAGFLCHSRVLDAPSAICRYLDDNSCSALIILGFVMMSPLVVVAAAIFCGLLRRFRLLLLIQPISRAWYRGRLLDWVSSVHAWV, via the exons ATGTGTGGTATGGACGTGGATCTGGACGATGGCGGttcaggggaggaggagaaagaggaggaattCTGGGTCGGGGAGGGGGTGAAGATGCTGCCCCCTCCCGTGGCCCACAGTGGCGGCAGTGCATGGGGCAGCCGCAGGGGCAGGTGTGGCTGCGTGGCCTGCGGGGCGGCTCTCATCCTCTGGAACCTGTGCATCGTCTTAGCGAGCGCTCTGCTCCTGGCTGTGGTCTTCTCTGTGGTGCTGCTGCCTGCGATGGTGCTGCTCTATGCCGGTTTCCTCTGCCATTCAAGG GTCCTTGATGCCCCATCCGCTATCTGCCGTTACCTTGACGACAACAGCTGCTCCGCCCTCATTATCCTGGGCTTTGTGATGATGTCGCCACTCGTGGTTGTGGCGGCCGCAATCTTCTGCGGGCTTCTCCGAAGGTTTCGACTCCTGCTTCTCATTCAGCCGATCTCACGTGCTTGGTACCGAGGGCGGCTGCTAGACTGGGTGAGCAGCGTTCATGCCTGGGTCTGA